In Pempheris klunzingeri isolate RE-2024b chromosome 5, fPemKlu1.hap1, whole genome shotgun sequence, the DNA window TGAATATGTTTTTTGGATGAAATGTTGCTCAGTTGGTCGAGCATGTTGCTCATTAATTGTAGGAAGTGTTGGTGGGTCATTACTTGGCTCCTCTTGTCCAAAGTACCCCTGAGTGAGACACTGAACCCATAATAGCTCCTGCTTTGTATGGTAATGTTTCCGccataataaaaaatacatgtagagtgtgtgttttgtgctacTAACTCTGAAAAGCACAGAGTAAGTGCTCTCCACTTAGTACTTAAAAAGAGGCTGTGTCAAGCTGCAAATAAAAAGACTAACAAGTCTGATTTATCTTTTCCTCAGACATGGATGGCACCTTGCGTGTCAGCATCCCCTTGGAGGTGCCTCTCCGTCCTCTGCTGGGCAGCAAGGTAGTGGTACCGTGTTACTTCCAGGACAACACAGTCAATGACCCCGGGGCCCCGACCGTCGCCCCGCTCTCCCACCGCATCAAATGGAGCTACGTCACCAAGGAGAAAGTCACCACGATCCTGGTGGCGTCAGACGGGAAAGTCCACGTGGAGACAGAGTATTTGGACAGAGTGACGATGGTCAACTACCCGCTGGTGTCCACTGATGCCACCATGGAGATAACAGAGCTGAGCTCCAAAGACTCTGGCGTCTACCGCTGCGAGGTGATGCACGGCATCGAGGACAACTATGACTCCGTGGAGATCCAGGTTCAGGGTATGCCACAGAAATATTAGACAAAATTAAATCATTATCTACTCAGCACGtggtacaaaacaaaaaccaccaAACATACAGCAGCTTAGCTCCTACAAATCTCAAAAAGTCTGGcaaaaaatatttcatcttcatcagtgcGGCTATTTTCTGTATCTCACAGGTATCGTGTTTCACTACCGAGCCATCTCCACCCGCTACACCCTGACGTTTGAGAAGGCCAAGGCAGCCTGTACCCAGAACAGTGCCACGATTGCTACCCCAGCCCAGCTCCAGGCTGCTTACGACGATGGATACCACCAGTGTGATGCTGGGTGGCTCTCTGACCAGACTGTTAGGTAATGTCCATACATCCATCATCtctaagctgctgctgctgatcaaGGTCACCAAGGAAGGGTCGATAGTGTCTATGTCAGCAAAACAGCATCCTTTGCAGACTGTGGGAAGATATCAGACGCTGCACTCAGCACTCTGGATGAAACATACTGACCCCTTTAGTCTTAATTCTGTCCTGTCCTAAGGATTTCTTTTGCTGACCTGATGGTGCAGTCCAATCAATATGATGTTTTGGCGTTGGCTTTTCTCTTGTGACCCCTTTTCTCTTGACTTTTTAAGGTACCCCATCCAAGAGCCGCGAGAGCGTTGCTTCGGAGATAAGGAGAACTTCCCTGGCGTGCGAACCTACGGTGTGAGAGACGCCAACGAGACCTACGACGTGTACTGTTTTGCTGAGAAAATGTCAGGTAAGCTCGTCCACCAACGGTAGCAGGAAGAGCGACCTGACCCTCGAGACGTCTGTTTATCTGTATACACAACTGTAGGCtgtcatgtcagtgtgttttcctccctcctctctcctcccaggcAGAGTCTTCTACTCCATGTCTGTGGAGAAGTTTAGCTTCTATGAAGCAGGAGATCAGTGTGCCAAACTCGGTGCCCGGCTAGCCTCCACCGGAGAGCTTTACCTGGCCTGGAAGTCTGGAATGGATGTGTGTAAcgctggctggctggcagacAGGAGCGTACGCTACCCCATCAACATTGCCCGGCCTCAGTGTGGAGGGGGCCTCCTAGGAGTGAGAACGGTCTATTTGTTCCCCAACCAGACAGGATACCCGTACCCAGACTCTCGCTACGATGCTATCTGCTTCCAAGGTAAGTCTTCTTGGAGACTTAAGAGATGTTCACTGCATTCTGTGAGCTTGTTTGTTGACAAAAAAACCTCATAGCTGTTTAGCTGTAGTGTTATTTTATGGTGAATGTGACATTTCTGGTCATTAGTGTTACTTAACATCTTGTCTCCTGGTAAAGCTGATGAGGATCGAGGTGTCGTGCCCATGAGGACCACTCCTTTCCCAGACATCGTCCGCATAACTCCTGCCCCTGGGATGTACCCAGGCGTGACCCCGACACCCGGGGGTGAGGAGATCCAGGGTGGTGAGGTCGACGTCCTTTCCCCGCTGCCCGTCCCACCCAGTGTGACAGACACGTACGCTAAAGTGACTCCTGTGGTACGTGAGCCTGGAATGGATCTGACAGGCTTTGATGCTGCCATGGCTCCCACTGGTAAGTTGGTTATGTGCTTGACCGATAACAAAATCCTCAGGAATGCTTCTTTAAACGGTCTGGCCTGCAGACTGCAAGTTTAGCTTTGAGGATAttaaaatatgatgattttttcATTACAATTTAGATAAAAGTTGGCTGCAAATTTTGACACCAACCAACTGAATGCACCATTGGCTCATCTCTATCTGCAGTGGAATGATAAGAATGATGTTTCATTTGCCAAAATTTGGGTTCTCAAACTtcccaaaaacacaaaatggtatTCCTCTTCGTTGttcttctttgtttgtttgcattcttGCAATCAAATTCAAGCCACTTCAACATAAAGGTTTATAAAGGTTTGTCTGTTCCATGCTACTCTATAAACATGGCATCTCTACGCTGTGGATGTCAAAGAAGAAGATCTACTCCACATGTAAATACAAAGGGCTCACTGTGAGCTAACATAAGCAAAACAAttcttagtttcaggtgattaAACACAAAAGATCCCGCTAATTCTACAAATGGTTCTGTTAAAAGAGCATTTGGAATGGGACAGACAAGTTGATCTACTGAAAAATCCCTGCTGAAGCTAAAGGTTTGTTATCCCAACCCAAAATTCATATTACAATTAGCTGTTAGGATACAATAGCAGGAGACATCCTGACAAAATCTGTGAGTTGAATAAAGTATTTGAGCAGCAGAATCTCAAAGTCTCAGCACTGTCATGTTCAGTTCTTTCCTAAGATGTATTTTCACACTTCCACAAAATCCTCTCATGCATGCTTGTGGTTCGTTTATTGGCCCGGAGTCCCGCTCCATCATTGCTGTCATTGGCTAACCTGACATTACATAACCACAGGACAACCAATAAATCACTAACAAATGTTCAGACTATGAGTAAATGACCACAATCTGCATCTGGAAAATGCATTATGAGTAAGTAAAGATGACAGAACAAAGTAAGCttgaagagaaataaataagatGAATTTGGACTTTCAACCTTCCCTCTGTCCCTGCTTtattccttttcttcctccctctcgtGTCCCAGGTGTGGTTTTCCACTACCGACCCATCACTGGTCGCTACACTCTGACCTTTGTGGAGGCTCACCAGGCCTGTCGGAGTATTGGGGCGGTCGTTGCCAGTCCCCGGCAGCTTCAGGCAGCCTTTGAGAAAGGCCTGCACCAATGTGACGCTGGCTGGCTCAGTGACCAGAGTGTCAGGTGAGCTTGAGGCATGTGTAGAGCACAGATAGACCAATATATCAACATGATTAATTGTTATAAAATTTGAAACCAGTAAAATCGCTGCTTGGAAGTGGGTTATTGTATAACAGCAATTCCTGGAGGGATATCATAGCAAAGCAAAGTCTTAATATACTGTACCAACATCCTCTTTCATGCTCAGGTATCCCATCGTGTCCCCCAGAGATAACTGTGCTGGTAATCTGCCACACCTCCCAGGAGTCCGATCCTACGGCCTGAGGCCTGCGAGCGAACAATACGATGTATTTTGTTATGTAGAGCGTCTGCAAGGTGAGCAGCCCACTCACACCAAATAAGTCATCATCAACATCTGTAGAGCCAGTTTGAGCTCCTCTGAGTGTTTGTGAATGCTTCTGCGTCCTCCCAGGTGAGGTCTTCTTCACCAGTGACTATGACAGCTTCTCCTACGAGGAGGCTGTGCAGCACTGTCAGAAGCTCAACACCACCCTGGCCACCACCGGGCAGCTGTACGCTGCCTGGAAACAAGGGCTCGACAAGTGCCGTCCAGGCTGGTTGATGGACCGCAGCGTCCGCTACCCCATCACAACCCCCAGGTCGCACTGCGGGGGCGGTCAGGTTGGGGTCCAGATCATCTACGCCTACCCCAACCAGACTGGATTCCCCGATGAGCACTCACGCTACGATGCCTACTGTTTTAAGGGTAGGAGAATGTGACATACAGTTTTCATCTCAAGCACAAAGTAAGGAGAAAAGTGTGTGACCTGGACAAAGGGGataaaagcattaaataatGCATAAAATAGTTAAAACAATTAGCTAAAACTATTAAATAAATAGTGAAGGGTGAAAAAGCTTTGACAGGTGCAGCCAACTGGTTtctcattttgactttttcagCCGAAACTCCTGTTGTTCACGTTGAAAATGCGACCAGAGTAAATGTGACGATAGTGACGGTGGATGTTATCAACAAGACAACAGTCACAACTGACCACTTTGCTCCCACAGGTAAAGACAGATCCATGAAACAGCTTCAGGGCTCGTTATCACCTTGTCACCCTGAATATTACCCTAAATTTGCCAAAATAGTTTGTAAATCATTTTAATCACGGGTGTTTCTATACATCTTCACCATCTTTGTCTCTCAGTTGAAACTACTGTACGCTacaatgaaactgaaactggCCTAAATATTACTGAAATAGAGGAGTTTATCAACGAGACGACCATCACGACTCAGCAAGCTGTTCCTACTGGTAAGACTAACTCCTGAAACATGTTTGTATTGGCCCCATTATTGGCTTACaatcattaaaatgtatgttgTATCAGCAAAAGTTACAGTTAAATAAGACAATGTTTCCTTTTGCTAAACAAGATGTGAAAAAAGTACCTAATATACTCTTGTTTTAATATTTCCCCCAGTGAAATCTATTTTACCTCCCGTCCATGTTGACGTATCCGGCTCTGGTTCAGCTGATCATTCAGCTAGTGGGGACATATCAGGAGAGTCCGGCGTCTCCGGGACCAGTGGTGACGCCTCAGGTTCAGGACAGGGTGTCATCTACAGCGGACGCCCTGATGTCTTCTCCGCGGATCATTCTGCCTCCGGAGGCCCACAGGAGGCAGAAGGAGGAAGCGCTGTCATTTTCACAACCGAAGAACCGGGGAGCGCATCTGGAGAACCGGGTAGGCTGCCTGGATCTGGGGAGGGCCTCGACGGACTGCACTCTGGCGTCAGTGTGTCGGGATCAGGTTTTATCAGTGGAAGTGGGGACATCAGTGGTAGTGGTGGAGAATCAGTGATCATCATGGTGGACGGGAAGCTGGTGGAGGTATCGAAAACTGATAAAAAACCCACTGAGCAGGAATTAGGCCAGGGAGGCATCGATACCAGTGGGGCTTTCTTGGAGTCAGGTGCGTCCGGATCAGGAGTTATGTCCGGCTCAGGCTCGGGTGGATTGTCTGGCATCTCATTTGTCGACCACAGTGCCGTAGATGCGACAGTCCAGCTGTCTGGAGAGCAGGAGGTGTCTGGATATCGTCCCTACGGATCAGGGTTCCACGGTGGCTTTCCAAGTGGTTTTCCATCTGGTGCCTCAGGCAGCGGCTCTGCCTCTGGAGACTCTTCCCAGCACCGTGGTGATGTCATCTTCCTCACAGATAACGGCATGATGGAAGTGACCTCACCGCCTCTGGTTCACCACCCTGAGCAGGGCCGAGGGGTGGTGGTAGTCAGCGGAGAGGGGAGTGGATCGGGGATCCATGTGGACTTCAGTGGCACTTTGGACCAACGCTTGCCTCAGGAAGTCTCAGGGACTGAATACATTTCTGGTGTTGGCCAGTCAGGACTTGAGGAGGATCATCAGGAAAGCCACGCAGGACCTACAGTTTATGTAGTGACACCAGACGCAGCCTACACCAGCCCGACCACAGCTCCATCAGTGTCATTAGCAACCCCTGCTGTTGTGGAGCAGCCTGAAGTCATGCCAGGTATTTGGTTTAGGTTTCTGCTGATATTGTGCTGTATGATAACACCAAAAAAGCTGCCATATTCCTACATTCAACATATTGGGAAACACACTTGTTTGACCAGTTTCTGCCTCTTTGCCGTCAGCCTCTGCAGACCCCTGTGATCCAAACCCCTGCAGTTCAGGATCCTGCTCTGTGCAGGGAGAGCTcgctgtgtgtcagtgtccaAATGGTTTCACCGGTGAAGACTGCTCCACACGTGAGTCACCAAATTGCCacaacaaattttttttttttttaatcccatTTAGCTGAAAAACCAGATGAAATTAGACATCagtgtttgatgtgtgtttttgtgtgtgtagctgtgcagGGCTGCGCCGAGGGCTGGTTGGAGTTCATGGGCAGCTGTTACCTCCACTTTTCTGAGAGAGACACCTGGTCTGAGGCTGAGCAACGCTGTCAAGAGCTCAACTCCCACCTGGTCAGCATCGGCTcccaggaggagcagcagtttGTCAACTGTGAGTagctgtacgtgtgtgtgtgtgtgtgtgtgtgtgtgtgtgtgtgtgtgtgtgtgtgtttggttgggGAGAAGTTAAGCACATTTGATATGTTAGTAACAGGTGGAGCAgtataagaaaatataaatgatacaTCAGTGGTCAAGTTTAGATAAATTAACAACTTACAATGTTCATGGGTGGGAAGACAGTGAGGGATCATGTCGGTATCACTGCATGAGTAACTTCTGCTGGTTGTCTGGGAGGGTGCACGCAGCGAGCTGGAATCTGGAGGGAAAGTGGttaaaaataaagccaaaaaaGAACAACTTTTGGAAAGATAATGCTTCTGTCATTGCACTACTTTGAAAGGGAGATGAAAaggatattttttctttgttaaatgtcaaaatTCAGCTCTGCATCCATCTCTCTAATCCAATTCATGTCTATCCCCACCCCATATGGAGGGTGCACCCTAGACAGGCTGCTAGCAAACTGGATTAGTTCAAAACCTGCGCCTCATGAAGGGATGATGCATCTTTTAGTGACACAA includes these proteins:
- the acanb gene encoding aggrecan core protein — encoded protein: MTPLLLLCVSLPLISATISFDDQDDMDGTLRVSIPLEVPLRPLLGSKVVVPCYFQDNTVNDPGAPTVAPLSHRIKWSYVTKEKVTTILVASDGKVHVETEYLDRVTMVNYPLVSTDATMEITELSSKDSGVYRCEVMHGIEDNYDSVEIQVQGIVFHYRAISTRYTLTFEKAKAACTQNSATIATPAQLQAAYDDGYHQCDAGWLSDQTVRYPIQEPRERCFGDKENFPGVRTYGVRDANETYDVYCFAEKMSGRVFYSMSVEKFSFYEAGDQCAKLGARLASTGELYLAWKSGMDVCNAGWLADRSVRYPINIARPQCGGGLLGVRTVYLFPNQTGYPYPDSRYDAICFQADEDRGVVPMRTTPFPDIVRITPAPGMYPGVTPTPGGEEIQGGEVDVLSPLPVPPSVTDTYAKVTPVVREPGMDLTGFDAAMAPTGVVFHYRPITGRYTLTFVEAHQACRSIGAVVASPRQLQAAFEKGLHQCDAGWLSDQSVRYPIVSPRDNCAGNLPHLPGVRSYGLRPASEQYDVFCYVERLQGEVFFTSDYDSFSYEEAVQHCQKLNTTLATTGQLYAAWKQGLDKCRPGWLMDRSVRYPITTPRSHCGGGQVGVQIIYAYPNQTGFPDEHSRYDAYCFKAETPVVHVENATRVNVTIVTVDVINKTTVTTDHFAPTVETTVRYNETETGLNITEIEEFINETTITTQQAVPTVKSILPPVHVDVSGSGSADHSASGDISGESGVSGTSGDASGSGQGVIYSGRPDVFSADHSASGGPQEAEGGSAVIFTTEEPGSASGEPGRLPGSGEGLDGLHSGVSVSGSGFISGSGDISGSGGESVIIMVDGKLVEVSKTDKKPTEQELGQGGIDTSGAFLESGASGSGVMSGSGSGGLSGISFVDHSAVDATVQLSGEQEVSGYRPYGSGFHGGFPSGFPSGASGSGSASGDSSQHRGDVIFLTDNGMMEVTSPPLVHHPEQGRGVVVVSGEGSGSGIHVDFSGTLDQRLPQEVSGTEYISVYVVTPDAAYTSPTTAPSVSLATPAVVEQPEVMPASADPCDPNPCSSGSCSVQGELAVCQCPNGFTGEDCSTPVQGCAEGWLEFMGSCYLHFSERDTWSEAEQRCQELNSHLVSIGSQEEQQFVNSNGQDYQWIGLNDKDVQNEFRWTDGSPLTFENWRPNQPDNYFNSGEDCVVMIWHEGGQWNDVPCNYHLPFTCKSGPVMCGAPPEVEHGRPMGGSRERYPVNSIVRYQCDAGYTQRHLPVIRCKPDGQWDEPQVECTEAGANSNRLHKRSIRRRSKGVSSQREQRKLL